A window of the Candidatus Margulisiibacteriota bacterium genome harbors these coding sequences:
- a CDS encoding OadG family protein: MWFSALQITIVGMGITFFFLVFLVLAVNLLSVVTLKFFPEKPAVPEQPVVNDNFVAAVVAAIASRN, encoded by the coding sequence ATGTGGTTTAGTGCGCTGCAAATAACGATTGTCGGCATGGGCATAACGTTTTTCTTTCTGGTCTTTTTGGTCTTGGCGGTTAATTTGCTGAGCGTGGTCACGCTGAAATTTTTCCCCGAGAAACCCGCCGTGCCGGAACAGCCAGTGGTCAATGATAATTTTGTCGCGGCGGTAGTCGCGGCGATTGCCAGCAGAAATTAA